In one Solanum dulcamara chromosome 1, daSolDulc1.2, whole genome shotgun sequence genomic region, the following are encoded:
- the LOC129874093 gene encoding abscisic acid receptor PYL5-like — MMNNMEDEYIRRHHRHVLKDNQCSSSLVKRIRAPVNLVWSLVRRFDQPQRYKPFVSRCVVQGDDLEIGSVREVNVRSGLPATTSKERLELLDDEEHIFGVKIVGGDHRLRNYSSIITVHPEVIDGRPGTIVIESFVVDIPDGNTKDETCFFVEALIRCNLKSLADVSERLAVQGHTEPIDRM, encoded by the exons ATGATGAACAATATGGAAGATGAGTACATTAGGAGACACCATAGGCATGTGCTTAAGGACAATCAGTGTAGTTCTTCACTTGTTAAACGCATCAGAGCTCCTGTTAATCTT gtatggTCATTGGTGAGAAGGTTTGATCAACCACAAAGGTACAAACCATTTGTCAGCAGGTGCGTTGTGCAAGGGGACGATCTTGAAATTGGGAGTGTGAGAGAAGTGAATGTTAGGTCAGGTCTTCCAGCTACCACCAGCAAGGAGAGGTTAGAGCTTCTAGATGATGAGGAGCACATCTTTGGCGTAAAGATTGTTGGTGGAGATCACCGGCTCAGG AACTACTCATCGATTATCACTGTTCATCCCGAGGTCATTGATGGGAGACCTGGAACAATTGTAATCGAGTCATTTGTAGTAGACATACCAGATGGGAATACTAAGGACGAAACATGCTTCTTTGTGGAGGCCCTCATCCGCTGTAACCTCAAATCATTAGCTGATGTGTCAGAGCGTTTGGCGGTGCAGGGCCATACCGAGCCTATTGATAGAATGTAG
- the LOC129889149 gene encoding senescence-specific cysteine protease SAG39-like translates to MALTFNWKFAFAALLVLGMQASQATSRGLYEASMVQKHEQWMTRFGRVYKDDVEKAKRFKIFKDNTEYIDSFNKAGIKPYKLDINEFADLTSDEFRATRNGYKMPSQNKSPEITSFKYENVTAPAAMDWRKKGAVTGIKDQGQCGCCWAFSAVAATEGINKIKTGKLISLSEQELVDCDTSSDMGCEGGLMDDAFEFIIKNHGLTTESNYPYEGTDGNCKTSKESNYAAKITSYEDVPANSESALLKAVANQPVSVAIDASGSDFQFYSSGVFTGECGTELDHGVTAVGYGEASDGTKYWLVKNSWGSSWGENGYIRMQRNVDAEEGLCGIAMEASYPTA, encoded by the exons ATGGCTTTGACATTCAATTGGAAGTTTGCTTTTGCAGCTCTACTAGTGTTGGGAATGCAGGCTTCTCAAGCCACATCTCGCGGCTTGTATGAAGCCTCAATGGTCCAGAAACACGAGCAGTGGATGACACGCTTTGGGCGTGTGTACAAAGATGATGTAGAGAAGGCAAAGAGATTCAAAATATTCAAGGACAATACTGAGTACATTGATTCCTTCAACAAGGCTGGAATCAAGCCTTACAAGTTGGACATCAATGAATTTGCTGATTTGACGAGTGATGAATTCAGAGCCACTCGCAATGGGTATAAAATGCCTTCTCAAAATAAATCCCCTGAAATCACATCATTCAAATACGAAAATGTAACGGCTCCAGCTGCGATGGATTGGAGAAAGAAGGGTGCTGTTACTGGAATTAAGGATCAAGGGCAGTGTG GATGTTGCTGGGCGTTTTCTGCCGTTGCTGCTACAGAAGGAATCAACAAGATCAAAACTGGCAAGTTGATTTCTTTATCTGAGCAGGAACTCGTGGACTGTGACACGAGTTCCGATATGGGATGTGAAGGAGGTCTCATGGATGATGCATTTGAGTTTATCATCAAGAACCATGGGCTTACTACTGAATCCAATTACCCATATGAGGGAACGGATGGTAATTGCAAAACCAGCAAGGAATCAAACTATGCTGCAAAGATTACTAGTTACGAAGATGTTCCAGCTAATAGCGAGTCTGCTCTACTTAAAGCTGTAGCTAACCAACCTGTATCTGTCGCGATTGATGCCAGTGGATCAGATTTTCAATTCTATTCAAGCGGTGTTTTTACTGGTGAATGTGGAACTGAGTTAGATCACGGTGTTACAGCAGTTGGATATGGTGAAGCTAGTGATGGGACGAAGTATTGGTTAGTAAAGAACTCATGGGGAAGTAGTTGGGGCGAGAATGGTTACATTAGAATGCAAAGAAACGTTGATGCTGAAGAAGGACTTTGCGGAATTGCTATGGAAGCTTCTTATCCAACTGCTTAA
- the LOC129889155 gene encoding senescence-specific cysteine protease SAG39-like, which produces MALAFNWKFAFVALLVFVIEASQATSRSLNQDSMVQKHEQWMAHFGRVYKNDVEKAKRFKIFKDNTEYIDSFNKAGIKPYKLDINEFADLTSDEFKATRNGYRMTYQKRSPEITSFKYVNVTAPAAMDWRKKGAVTGIKDQGQCGCCWAFSAVAATEGINKIKTGKLISLSEQELVDCDTSSDMGCEGGLMDDAFEFIIKNHGLTTESNYPYEGTDGNCKTSKESNYAAKITSYEDVPANSESALLKAVANQPVSVAIDASGSDFQFYSSGVFTGECGTELDHGVTAVGYGEASDGTKYWLVKNSWGSSWGENGYIRMQRNVDAEEGLCGIAMEASYPTA; this is translated from the exons ATGGCCCTGGCATTTAATTGGAAGTTTGCTTTTGTAGCTCTACTAGTGTTTGTAATAGAGGCTTCTCAAGCCACATCTCGCAGCTTGAATCAAGACTCAATGGTCCAAAAACACGAGCAGTGGATGGCTCACTTTGGGCGTGTGTACAAAAATGATGTAGAGAAGGCAAAGAGATTCAAAATATTCAAGGACAATACTGAGTACATTGATTCCTTCAACAAGGCTGGAATCAAGCCTTACAAGTTGGACATCAACGAATTTGCTGATTTGACGAGTGATGAATTCAAAGCCACTCGTAACGGATACAGAATGACTTATCAAAAGAGATCCCCTGAAATCACATCATTCAAATACGTAAATGTAACGGCTCCAGCTGCTATGGATTGGAGAAAGAAGGGTGCTGTCACTGGAATTAAGGATCAAGGGCAGTGTG GATGTTGCTGGGCGTTTTCTGCCGTTGCTGCTACAGAAGGAATCAACAAGATCAAAACTGGCAAGTTGATTTCTTTATCTGAGCAGGAACTCGTGGACTGTGACACGAGTTCCGATATGGGATGTGAAGGAGGTCTCATGGATGATGCATTTGAGTTTATCATCAAGAACCATGGGCTTACTACTGAATCCAATTACCCATATGAGGGAACGGATGGTAATTGCAAAACCAGCAAGGAATCAAACTATGCTGCAAAGATTACTAGTTACGAAGATGTTCCAGCTAATAGCGAGTCTGCTCTACTTAAAGCTGTAGCTAACCAACCTGTATCTGTCGCGATTGATGCCAGTGGATCAGATTTTCAATTCTATTCAAGCGGTGTTTTTACTGGTGAATGTGGAACTGAGTTAGATCACGGTGTTACAGCAGTTGGATATGGTGAAGCTAGTGATGGGACGAAGTATTGGTTAGTAAAGAACTCATGGGGAAGTAGTTGGGGCGAGAATGGTTACATTAGAATGCAAAGAAACGTTGATGCTGAAGAAGGACTTTGCGGAATTGCTATGGAAGCTTCTTATCCAACTGCTTAA
- the LOC129894533 gene encoding 30S ribosomal protein S11, chloroplastic, with amino-acid sequence MGFELDSDQSISSDCLHYVVASKYHYFWCGSSMPRTAEYLTMNEERRRNGRIGSRKGARRIPKGVIHVQASFNNTIVTVTDVRGRVVSWSSAGTSGFKGTRRGTPFAAQTAAANAIRTVVDQGMQRAEVMIKGPGLGRDAALRAIRRSGILLTFVRDVTPMPHNGCRPPKKRRV; translated from the exons ATGGGATTTGAATTAGATTCAGATCAATCTATATCAAGTGACTGCCTCCATTATGTTGTTGCTAGCAAATATCACTATTTTTGGTGTGGTTCCTCTATGCCTAGGACAGCAGAATATCTAACCATGAATGAAGAAAG GCGTCGGAATGGACGTATTGGTTCACGTAAGGGTGCACGTAGAATACCAAAGGGAGTTATTCATGTTCAAGCAAGTTTCAATAATACCATTGTCACTGTTACAGATGTACGGGGTCGAGTAGTTTCTTGGTCCTCAGCTGGTACTTCTGGATTCAAAGGTACGAGAAGAGGAACACCGTTTGCTGCTCAAACCGCAGCAGCAAACGCTATCCGTACAGTAGTGGATCAAGGTATGCAACGAGCAGAAGTCATGATAAAAGGTCCCGGTCTCGGAAGAGATGCAGCATTACGAGCTATTCGTCGAAGTGGTATACTATTAACTTTCGTACGGGATGTAACTCCGATGCCACATAATGGCTGTAGACCTCCGAAAAAAAGACGTGTGTAG
- the LOC129894540 gene encoding uncharacterized protein ycf72-like yields the protein MVREKVTVSTRTLQWKCVESRTDRFITTPLTTGRLPSQRLDPALPKLFWFTPTFPTCPTVAEQFLDIKRTSPEGNFNVADFPSFAISFATAPAALANCPPFPSVISMLCMAVPKGISVEVDSSFDQSKPLPKLYKLLPKHTAFWM from the exons ATGGTTCGAGAGAAAGTAACAGTATCTACTCGGACACTACAGTGGAAGTGTGTTGAATCAAGAACAGACA GGTTCATAACTACTCCTCTTACTACAGGACGCTTACCTAGCCAACGCTTAGATCCGGCTCTACCCAAACTTTTCTGGTTCACCCCAACATTCCCCACTTGTCCGACTGTTGCTGAGCAGTTTTTGGATATCAAACGGACCTCCCCAGAAGGTAATTTTAATGTGGCCGATTTCCCCTCTTTTGCAATCAGTTTCGCTACAGCACCCGCTGCTCTAGCTAATTGTCCACCCTTTCCAAGTGtgatttctatgttatgtatgGCCGTGCCTAAGGGCATATCGGTTGAAGTAGATTCTTCTTTTGATCAATCAAAACCCCTTCCCAAACTGTACAAGCTTCTTCCAAAGCATACGGCTTTCTGGATGTAG